DNA sequence from the Pseudochaenichthys georgianus chromosome 8, fPseGeo1.2, whole genome shotgun sequence genome:
TTGAGTCTAATTATAAGCAGTGATATAAAATGTGGTTTTCAATAAGCCAAAACACTtccaaaatcattttcaaatcacaagaacatttgtttttaagtaatcaaaCAGTGGTAAAAGGTCCCATAAGATCTCAACTTCAGTGGAAGAGAACAATATCTTATTTGCAGTGgaacatatatataaattaaattTTAAACATATGTtaatatgtatacatatatatgtgtttgaTTTTAATACAGCTTGTCATTTCATAGTGTTTTAAGATCAAAAGCTTACACTTTTTAGGTCTTAGTTTCTGGGTCTTACTAAAACCTCTGTGGTATTGAAGGAGGACAATTCAATCAAGACctcaataaacaaaaacaaaactacGATCAAACTATTATCGCCTGTCAGGGGAATTTTGCCTAGCGGCCAGGTAAAGGTTATCATTTGGTTAAAGTGACTTTTGAATCAGATCTGCTGACAGAATGAAATGTTGAAATGTGTCAAATTAGCTAAAGTGTGGACACCTGCCCAGGTTGCCAGAGGGCGGAGTTCCCAAGCTGATTCCAATGACTTCATCAGTGCGATGATTGGTCAGCTCATGCACCGACACTTTAAAAGGACCACTGTCTTTGCAGCAGTCATGAATCTGAAATaatagattatttttgtatttgctgGACACGGCTTACATACTGTTTGGTTTCAGTTTTACAACAAAAATGTATTTTGGATTGTGTGTGAGGTAAGATATTCTTATTTTGGCAGATTTCTTATATTTATTCTACTTAACTGTTTTTGGTTGGCTCATGTTTAATTCCTCTTTTCTTAGAGTTCTTGTGATGTCACTCTTGATTGTTGGGCAGCAAGCAAAGGGTAAGGATTTATGGTTCACAAGCTGcaattgaaatgtataattttcctCTAAGGCTgtcttttaaaaaatgtgttctCCTTTTAGCACTCAGCTACAGAAGTGGAGGCTCCAGTGGCATTACACCTCACTTTGATTTTTCAAGAAGCCTTAAACCTGCTTCCACTTCCAGTGATGATAGTTCAGCACAGCCTGAGAGGGTTTTGGGTAGTTATTCACCCTTTCATGCTGATGGGGATTTATCTGAGACTCTGAAGCCAGCTGCTGCACCAAGTGCAGGAGGTTATAGGGGCTCTCATGGTAGGCAAGTAGATGGTTACAGTCCTGAGGGAAGTGTTTCTAGTTACGGGCCAAGCCAACCAATAATTCGTAAGCCAAACCAACTACCTCAAGCTAACCCTAGTGCAAATGGTGTCCTTCCAAGCAAAGCTGCCCCGTGGGCTTTCCCTTTGCCCCCTAATCCAAACTCTTTTCAGTCTGGTATTGCTTCAAGTTCTGCAATTGTGATGCACTCTGGTCCCTACTCCAAGCCCCAGAAGCCCAAAAACCTTCCAAAGCCCCAGCAGGCCGGCTACAAGCCCAAACCTCAGCAGGCCGCCAACCCGTCAAATCCCCTGCAGTCTTGGTACCATCCCAAACCCCAGCAGACCAAGCCCAACCAGCCCTCCTACCCGAATCCTcagcaggccaagccctaccAGCCTTCAAATCCTcagcaggccaagccctaccAGCCTTCAAATCCTcagcaggccaagccctaccCGCCTTCAAATCCTcagcaggccaagccctaccAGCCAGCCTACCCTTTGAATCCCCTGCGGGCTACCAACCCTTCAAGTCCCCTGCAGTCTAGGTACCAGCCAAAACCCCAGCAGCGTTCCTACCCTTCACATCCCCAACAGGCCAAACCTCAGCAGGCCGAACCCCTGCAAGGGGTACTCCAAAGTAAAGCTGGCATGTGGCACTTTACTTCCGAAGGAAGTGTTTCTTCTGGCTCTAATGTGCAGGCCAAGCCCTACCAGCCAGCATACCCTTTGAATCCCCAGCGGGCTACCGACCCTTCAAGTCCCCTGCAGTCTAGGTACCGGCCAAAACCTCAGCAGAGTTCCTACCCTTCAAATCCCCAACAGGCCAAACCTCATCAGGCCGAACCCCTGCAAGGGGTGCTCCAAAGTAAAGCTGGCATGTGGCACTTTCCTTCCGAAGGAAGTGTTTCTTCTGGCTCTAATGTGCAGGCCAAGCCCTACCAGCCAGCAAACCCTTTGAATCCCCAGCGGGCTACCAACCCTTCAAGTCCCCTGCAGTCTCGGTACCAGCCCAAACCCCAGCATCCTGCCTACCCTTCGAATCCTcagcaggccaagccctaccAGCCTGCCTACCCTTCAAATCCCCTGCAGTCTAGGTACCGGCCAAAACCCCAGCAGCCTTCCTACCCTTCAAATCCCTTGCAGTCTAGGTACCAGCCCAAACCCCAGCTTCCTGCCTACCCTTCAAATCCTcagcaggccaagccctaccGGCCTTCCTACCCTTCGAATCCCcagcaggccaagccctaccAGCCCGCCTACCCTTCAAACCCTCAGCAGGCCAAACCCCTGCAATGGGTGTTCCAAACTAAAGCTGGCATGTGGGACATTCCTTCCCAAGGAAGTGTTGCTTCTGGCTCTAATGTGCAGCCCACTGACTCAAACTCGCACTTGAATGTTGACCCAAGAAGTTTGAGAGAAATTCCAATGCCATTCCCGTACCAGCCCAGGTGGCCGCAGCAACTGGTGCCAGTGTAGAACAGACATCATTGACCTTCCTAACTGTaagttggtttaacttaaagattgCTACAATGAAGTAAGGGAAATGCTTTACAAATGTTCTAAATTGTATTTTCTGTTCTCAGGTTCCTGAACTTGCCTGGAAGAAGTCTGAACTGGAATCAACTTTGAATTTAATAAAATACTTGGAACACACTCTCTTTGGATGTTATTTGAAACTTGACTTGTGTGCTGCAGACAGTGATGCACCCTTACTTCCTGAACATGTCCACAACCACTTGCTTGTTTCCTTTGAACTTCAGGGGTTTGTTTTCCTGGCTAGGTACAATAACATTGTGAACAGCAGCTCACAGTAATGTGTATGCAAATATCTGTATTGACCAGCAAGTTTAAAAGACTCGACAAAGAATGTTCTTCACTTAACATTTGAAAGTTTGATGACTTAAAGGCTATGAGAACTTTGAAGGATGAGTAGCCAATATTATTTCAAAGTGTCAGACTCCTAATGAGGTTTATCGGACTACACATGACAAACTTGTATCACTTAAAACAACATCTTCAGAAACATTGCAGTTTTTGCTTTATTCCATGCTGCTGAATTGATGTCATATAATGCATATGTTTGTATTTCGGGCCTAATGTGTATAGGTCCTGTTAGGCATGTGTGTAACTGTTAATCAAAAACAGACACTGAGAGAATTAAAAAGTATGCCTCCTTCTATAGAGTAAGACGGGTGAGCTGGAGGGCCCTGAGGTGGATGGATTTGTCAAAGATATGatggagctggtgaaggtgccctTACATTCCCTTATATACAGAGCTGATACACAATGTTATTGATCAGATATCAGTCAGTGTCATTCATCAGGAGTCTTCTGACCTCTCTGTAACTCTTCCACCCCCCGACCCTCTCCTCCAGCCCAGCATCAGTGGCACAGACCTGGACAAGTTCAGGAAAGCTCTGATGGGTCACTGCGACATCAACGGAGACGGAAAGATCCAGAAGAACGAGCTGGCTCTCGGCCTCAAACTCAGCTAACAGACCCCTACAACGTTCACACATTTTTCTTTCTGTCCTCTATCCTTCTTTCCATCTTCCTTCTCTCTATGTACAGTTCTaaattatttcatttttcaATTTAAATGTGTATCTTTTACTCCAGTCTAAATCATTACTTCTACCTCCCTATTTTAGCAGTATCGCCTCAATTAGTGGCTCTCAGTTGGTGTTTTAAGAATGATGTATCTACATGTTTTATGCTCAtatatcaacccagtctcatagcatttcgtgttcaccaacacgatttttaatctattgattcgtgttcaccaacacgattttcccctttttttcgtgttgcacagcacgattttaaaagcaatgtatttctactggtaatgtgtttcgtgcctgcaggctgcagcacgtctttttaaaataaatgtggctcagagcctcaggatactgaaatctgtattttttaaatctttttttccttctaatttgttaatcttttcaaaataacacactgttatttactcaccaataacacacaattatcctttcttttatttattggtttaattccataatctcgggcttttttggcgtccgtcaggaactgaatttcaaaataaatataaccggaaacagacgtaggcattttgagcgattacccaagatcctcagctatggttttaagctcgctgattggatgtgttagccgcaatgcatgctgggatttggtgtttatattatatgaaatccggaaaacattttaaaagaataaaataatacttaattccgagtgctcttgcttttctctttgaaagtcatcacataacggcattgtaatacacggttcggctgcattacatattacagatctgccgtagttctttatttatagagccctgatgagaagacctttggaaaaactggaagaaatgccgccgaaactgaatagttgacgtggatcataaatatatcaacaattaaacaacatcttcaatttctcttcacacaatacgtctacttgcagtatcaacactaattcggctgacttttacatttgatctaattcatagataggttatatttacaccataacggtgcacagctgatataaaaggactgtagtttttaaagatattactgattttctttgaatgtaagaatgtaaatactgagtctgaaatagtatagcaatatgctgtaaaattatgtgaaagcatgcataaaactatacatcttcagatgttgtatatacacactaataatacaaagctaTTATGGCTGTGtctaccttgtgtgcacctcctagtggttaaagcacgttattgaattattgtttttatgtgttatatttgattaaaaaaatattaagagtacatactttcatagggggaacgtataaatatagaaatatagaatataaaaaatcaagaagatactataagtgatctctacaataaaacagtttagtgcagggtGTACAAAGATagtaataggaggaggtgcaaaacagaaaaacggattaacctttatttaaacattaaataacagatgaaggtcttcttttaaataagaaaaaaactttgggggtatctatctacagatacatattaagcctgacaaagtacttaacgtctaatatattgctttcctgcaatgttaactatgttgaagcacttattttaactgatattatacatatgaattatactcttatgtatgtagatagaataagaaacgtgcagaatatgacagtttaatggtggaggtacacacatatttatagatgtcttgtaatgcactgttgaggaacctgtgacccaagtttttcattcattgcataactacaccgtagttgtgtatgatatgtcaataaacctttgaaaatcttgaaagggatgtgcaaaacagctataatatacagtctgtaattaactattagtagagcaTAACgaataatgaatatactttattacttgtttccattcatgtcaattgcagatacatcatgtttagtcttctcaagcaccaactatcaaatatctctcctgattgttggcacttgttttacctgaattttactcaggtgtaactaaagtctgatttaagggttgtttatatttcacataattaatcagaatctgcaaagtaactcaaataaatgcagtggagtaaaaataccaggttaacctctgaattgtagtggagtagaattacaaagtagcaatgagctgtcatgtgggtatatattaatgctatatattaatgctgcgcattatgaaCACAAGCGAttgtcacccatttattaattatatgttttacatttgataacaccaatgtgtttaatactggcaacttctaattgtgggaaaaacgaaaacgttcagtagagacgtcccatagaacattttgcgaaacacaatagccagcatgtgtagttctgggggggagttcgattccagttttggatagactggcatggtttcgttccatttcacacagctgtttgacgctctgcataaccttacggggactgtagtcctaaacgatagctggggattatgggtagtgtagtgtcttcggccatcctaaactcagaaatgttgacaatcgcaatgatgctcaaaatgtcccttataggcctacgtctgtttccggttatttttattttgaaattcagttcctgacggacaccaaaaaagcccgagattatggaattaaaccaataaataaaagcaaggataattgtgtgttattggtgagtaaataacagtgtgttattttgaaaagaataacaaattagaaggaaaaaaatatttaaaaatacagatttcagtatcctgaggctctgagccccatttattttcctcacagacggcaacaaaagtccgaaattatacgatttaaaataaaagcaataattgtggcttgatattgagtaagaacatgtttttatgaaccacacagcttccggtcttccacgacccgaccggagaaaaagacgtgctgcaggcagtagaaatacattgcttttaaaatcgtgctgtgcaacacgaaaaaaaggggcaaatcgtgttggtgaacacgaatcaatagcattaaaaatcgtgttggtgaacacgaaatgccgtgagactgggttgaatattCTGCCCCCTTGCTGGGTGTG
Encoded proteins:
- the LOC117451222 gene encoding sporozoite surface protein 2-like encodes the protein MYFGLCVRVLVMSLLIVGQQAKALSYRSGGSSGITPHFDFSRSLKPASTSSDDSSAQPERVLGSYSPFHADGDLSETLKPAAAPSAGGYRGSHGRQVDGYSPEGSVSSYGPSQPIIRKPNQLPQANPSANGVLPSKAAPWAFPLPPNPNSFQSGIASSSAIVMHSGPYSKPQKPKNLPKPQQAGYKPKPQQAANPSNPLQSWYHPKPQQTKPNQPSYPNPQQAKPYQPSNPQQAKPYQPSNPQQAKPYPPSNPQQAKPYQPAYPLNPLRATNPSSPLQSRYQPKPQQRSYPSHPQQAKPQQAEPLQGVLQSKAGMWHFTSEGSVSSGSNVQAKPYQPAYPLNPQRATDPSSPLQSRYRPKPQQSSYPSNPQQAKPHQAEPLQGVLQSKAGMWHFPSEGSVSSGSNVQAKPYQPANPLNPQRATNPSSPLQSRYQPKPQHPAYPSNPQQAKPYQPAYPSNPLQSRYRPKPQQPSYPSNPLQSRYQPKPQLPAYPSNPQQAKPYRPSYPSNPQQAKPYQPAYPSNPQQAKPLQWVFQTKAGMWDIPSQGSVASGSNVQPTDSNSHLNVDPRSLREIPMPFPYQPRWPQQLVPV